A genomic region of Elaeis guineensis isolate ETL-2024a chromosome 9, EG11, whole genome shotgun sequence contains the following coding sequences:
- the LOC105051569 gene encoding uncharacterized protein isoform X2, whose translation MERMRGALEKAKMLVGMDVDEEATPQQEPSFFDDFNRDCTLSTQQSMLVFFRPIKFGITFTFGNLLALGSTAFLIGPKRQVDMMLDPVRIYATAIYIASMIIALFCALYVHSRLLTLLAIILEFGALVWYSLSYIPFARSIVSKIMASCFDTEF comes from the exons ATGGAGAGGATGAGGGGAGCGCTGGAAAAAGCCAAGATGCTCGTCGGCATGGATGTCGACGAGGAGGCCACCCCTCAGCAGGAGCCTTCCTTTTTCGACGACTTCAATCGCGACTGCACCCTCTCCACCCAACAG TCAATGCTTGTTTTCTTCAGGCCAATCAAATTTGGGATAACATTCACTTTTGGGAATCTTCTTGCTCTTGGAAG CACAGCATTTCTTATAGGCCCCAAACGGCAAGTTGACATGATGCTTGATCCTGTTCGTATATATGCAACTGCTATATACATTGCAAGTATGATAATAGCTTTATTTTGTGCTCTTTAT GTCCACAGTAGACTCTTGACACTCCTGGCTATAATTCTAGAGTTTGGTGCTCTTGTGTG GTACAGTCTCAGTTACATTCCATTTGCACGATCAATTGTTTCCAAAATTATGGCATCTTGCTTCGACACCGAGTTTTGA
- the LOC105051569 gene encoding uncharacterized protein isoform X1, which translates to MERMRGALEKAKMLVGMDVDEEATPQQEPSFFDDFNRDCTLSTQQRLYGFVTCLVAGLACTFLSMLVFFRPIKFGITFTFGNLLALGSTAFLIGPKRQVDMMLDPVRIYATAIYIASMIIALFCALYVHSRLLTLLAIILEFGALVWYSLSYIPFARSIVSKIMASCFDTEF; encoded by the exons ATGGAGAGGATGAGGGGAGCGCTGGAAAAAGCCAAGATGCTCGTCGGCATGGATGTCGACGAGGAGGCCACCCCTCAGCAGGAGCCTTCCTTTTTCGACGACTTCAATCGCGACTGCACCCTCTCCACCCAACAG AGATTATATGGCTTTGTAACATGTTTGGTCGCAGGTTTAGCCTGTACTTTCCTG TCAATGCTTGTTTTCTTCAGGCCAATCAAATTTGGGATAACATTCACTTTTGGGAATCTTCTTGCTCTTGGAAG CACAGCATTTCTTATAGGCCCCAAACGGCAAGTTGACATGATGCTTGATCCTGTTCGTATATATGCAACTGCTATATACATTGCAAGTATGATAATAGCTTTATTTTGTGCTCTTTAT GTCCACAGTAGACTCTTGACACTCCTGGCTATAATTCTAGAGTTTGGTGCTCTTGTGTG GTACAGTCTCAGTTACATTCCATTTGCACGATCAATTGTTTCCAAAATTATGGCATCTTGCTTCGACACCGAGTTTTGA